The following are encoded together in the Juglans microcarpa x Juglans regia isolate MS1-56 chromosome 2D, Jm3101_v1.0, whole genome shotgun sequence genome:
- the LOC121249864 gene encoding uncharacterized protein LOC121249864 — protein MSAIVCGKRSSIFEDSLSLTANPPVSKRIRCSSSSPVRFSPPRQNNSSFPSASSNHSPPHLIEHLKAIFPYMDNKVLEKALGECGDNLDSAIRSLNELHIGYTDNNLDSASAKFDVTPEANVQSRGAEIANGEVGASEELSAPQDPPMDGADWVELFVREMMSSSNVDDARARTSRVLEVLERSIRARSSASAEAAQTIHQENMMLKEQVESLIQANTILKRAVSIQHDRQKENEERSQELLHLKQLVSQYQEQLRTLEVNNYALTMHLKQSRQSNSIPGRFHPDVF, from the exons ATGTCTGCCATAGTGTGCGGGAAGAGATCCTCCATTTTCGAAGACAGTTTGAGCCTGACAGCTAACCCACCCGTCTCCAAGAGAATCCGCTGCTCCTCTTCCTCGCCCGTTCGCTTCTCCCCGCCCAGGCAAAACAACTCTTCCTTTCCTTCCGCCTCCTCCAATCACTCCCCGCCGCACTTGATCGAACATCTCAAGGCCATTTTTCCTTACATGGACAATAAG GTGCTCGAGAAAGCACTTGGAGAATGCggtgataatttggattcagcCATCAGAAGTTTGAATGAGCTTCATATAGGATATACTGATAATAACCTAGACTCTGCTTCAGCCAAATTTGATGTTACACCGGAAGCCAATGTTCAATCACGAG GTGCAGAGATTGCCAATGGGGAAGTTGGGGCTAGTGAGGAGCTATCAGCTCCACAGGACCCTCCCATGGATGGTGCTGACTGGGTGGAGCTGTTCGTTAGAGAAATGATGAGTTCTTCCAATGTAGATGATGCTAGAGCTCGTACTTCTAGAGTGCTTGAGGTTTTGGAGAGATCCATCCGTGCACGTTCAAGTGCAAGTGCAGAGGCAGCCCAAACCATTCACCAG GAAAATATGATGCTGAAGGAACAAGTGGAATCACTTATTCAGGCAAATACAATTCTCAAGCGAGCAGTGTCTATTCAACATGATCGTCagaaagagaatgaagaaaGGAGCCAGGAGTTGCTACATCTGAAGCAACTGGTGTCACAATACCAGGAGCAATTGAGAACACTAGAG GTGAACAACTATGCATTGACAATGCACCTGAAGCAGTCTCGGCAAAGCAACTCCATCCCAGGACGTTTCCACCCCGATGTCTTTTAG
- the LOC121249865 gene encoding calmodulin-like protein 3: protein MVIITLLLLAVLFVAGLVNIFFYFPTKKFYAWLQYISANKSSSPMVSTASPPPVASHKLERTTAHNKPELKKIFATFDKNGDGFIAKQELRESLKNIRIFMTDKEVEEMVVKVDANGDGLIDFDEFCVLCESMVGQEGDEAATGLEIEGGEEDLKEAFGVFDKDRDGLITVEELRLVLSSLGLKEGKKVEDCQEMIRKVDMDGDGMVNFDEFKKMMKGGGRRLLLA, encoded by the coding sequence ATGGTGATAATTACCCTACTGTTATTAGCAGTTTTATTTGTTGCTGGCCTCgttaatatattcttttattttcccacCAAGAAGTTCTATGCATGGTTGCAATATATTTCAGCCAACAAATCTTCTTCACCCATGGTCTCTACCGCCTCCCCACCTCCAGTTGCCTCCCACAAATTAGAGAGGACTACTGCTCACAATAAGCCTGAGCTCAAAAAGATCTTTGCCACCTTCGACAAGAATGGTGATGGATTCATAGCAAAGCAAGAGCTGCGGGAATCACTCAAGAATATCAGAATCTTCATGACAGACAAAGAGGTTGAAGAGATGGTCGTGAAAGTGGATGCTAATGGAGATGGTTTGATCGACTTTGATGAGTTCTGCGTGCTGTGCGAGTCCATGGTTGGTCAGGAGGGAGATGAGGCAGCAACAGGTTTAGAAATTGAAGGTGGAGAAGAGGATTTAAAGGAGGCTTTTGGTGTGTTTGATAAAGATAGAGATGGCTTAATTACGGTAGAGGAGTTGCGTTTGGTGCTTTCTTCTTTGGGGTTAAAGGAAGGGAAGAAGGTGGAAGATTGCCAGGAGATGATTAGGAAGGTTGATATGGATGGGGATGGCATGGTTAATTTTGACGAGtttaagaagatgatgaaaggtGGAGGCCGGAGGCTTCTCTTAGCCTAG